The following are encoded together in the Bradyrhizobium algeriense genome:
- a CDS encoding LysR substrate-binding domain-containing protein, with product MITTRQLCYLDALARHQHFGRAAAECCVSQPALSMQIHELEGLLGIELIERRPGAPMFTELGIEIAQRAGVVLGAVRDLTDLAQHRAKVLSGTLRLGVIPTLAPYLLPRLLPQLELGYPDLRLDLVEAQTKVLLADLERGALEVLLLALPLKAAAVEVFYLMRDRFLFAVPADDPLPETARVTPGEVKKRKLILLEEGHCLRDQALDYCAKGRWTVASSLSATSLATVMQMVASGYGATLVPEVAADVELRDDRVKLLRFVEPQPGRRIGLAWRRTSPRKVDFLALGQVVKNALNAPVRPQCIRHERTGLRTEI from the coding sequence GTGATCACGACCCGGCAGCTATGTTATCTTGATGCGCTTGCCCGTCATCAACATTTCGGACGAGCCGCGGCGGAGTGTTGTGTCAGCCAGCCCGCCCTTTCAATGCAGATCCACGAACTGGAAGGGCTTCTCGGCATAGAGTTGATCGAGCGGCGCCCGGGCGCGCCGATGTTCACCGAACTTGGCATCGAGATCGCGCAACGCGCCGGAGTGGTCCTTGGTGCAGTGCGCGACCTGACAGACCTGGCTCAACACAGAGCCAAGGTGCTGAGCGGAACGTTGCGCCTTGGCGTCATCCCGACGCTGGCGCCGTATTTATTGCCGCGGTTGCTGCCGCAACTGGAACTCGGGTATCCCGATCTGCGCCTTGATTTGGTGGAAGCACAGACCAAGGTGCTGCTCGCGGATCTCGAGCGTGGCGCTCTCGAAGTATTGTTGTTGGCGTTGCCGCTCAAGGCGGCTGCGGTTGAAGTTTTCTATCTCATGAGAGACCGCTTCCTCTTTGCTGTTCCCGCCGACGACCCTCTTCCGGAAACGGCGCGCGTGACGCCCGGCGAGGTGAAGAAGCGTAAGCTTATTCTGCTGGAAGAAGGCCATTGTCTGCGGGATCAGGCGCTCGACTATTGTGCCAAGGGGCGTTGGACTGTGGCCTCGAGTCTGAGTGCAACGAGCCTTGCAACGGTCATGCAGATGGTGGCGAGTGGATATGGCGCCACGCTGGTGCCAGAAGTCGCGGCCGATGTCGAGCTGCGCGACGACCGAGTGAAGCTCCTGCGTTTTGTCGAACCGCAGCCCGGCCGCCGTATCGGGCTTGCGTGGCGCCGGACGTCTCCACGCAAGGTCGACTTCCTGGCGCTTGGTCAGGTGGTGAAGAACGCGCTGAACGCACCCGTCCGGCCGCAATGTATCCGCCACGAGCGCACCGGCCTGCGAACGGAAATCTAG
- the groL gene encoding chaperonin GroEL (60 kDa chaperone family; promotes refolding of misfolded polypeptides especially under stressful conditions; forms two stacked rings of heptamers to form a barrel-shaped 14mer; ends can be capped by GroES; misfolded proteins enter the barrel where they are refolded when GroES binds) — MVGKQIAFSGRARESMLRGIDILANAVQVTLGPKGRNVVMEKSFGAPRITKDGVTVAGDIELENKFENMGARLVREVASKTSYTAGDGTTTAIVLAASLVREGTKAVVAGMNPMDLKRGLDLAAGAVVEDLKRNAKKITSNDEIAQVGTISANGDAEIGKLLAEAMKKVGNEGVITAEEAKSLETELDVVEGMQFDRGYLSPYFITNADKMRVDMENPYVLAYEKKLSDLRELLPLLEALAQTGKPLLIIAEEVEGDALATLVVNKLRGGLKVAAVKAPGFGDRRKAMLQDIAILTGGTAILEDLGMKLENATLDMLGRARTAVIDKKSTMIVGGAGKKADIEARINEIKQHIAETTSDYDREKLEERLAKLAGGVAVIHVGGATEIDARERKDRVDDAMHATRAAVEEGILPGGGVALLRAAKVLDRVKPANEDQKHGVDIVKKAISWPARQIALNAGADASVVIGKILEKEQYNWGYDAQTGEYGDLVSRGIIDPTKVVRTALQDAISVAGLLITTEAMVAELPTPPPPPLPGHDHDHHRGDMEF, encoded by the coding sequence ATGGTAGGCAAGCAAATCGCATTTTCCGGCAGGGCGCGTGAAAGCATGCTGCGCGGTATCGATATTCTCGCCAACGCGGTGCAGGTGACGCTCGGGCCCAAGGGCCGCAACGTCGTAATGGAAAAGTCGTTTGGGGCACCCCGCATTACCAAGGACGGTGTGACGGTCGCCGGAGATATCGAGCTCGAGAACAAATTCGAGAACATGGGGGCGCGGCTCGTGCGCGAGGTCGCGAGCAAGACCTCCTATACCGCCGGTGACGGCACAACCACTGCAATCGTGCTGGCGGCTTCCCTCGTTCGCGAAGGCACCAAGGCAGTCGTCGCCGGCATGAATCCGATGGACCTGAAGCGCGGCCTCGACCTTGCGGCCGGGGCGGTCGTCGAGGATCTCAAGAGGAACGCGAAGAAGATAACGTCCAACGACGAGATCGCGCAGGTCGGCACCATCTCCGCCAATGGCGATGCCGAAATCGGCAAGTTGCTCGCCGAGGCCATGAAAAAGGTAGGCAATGAGGGCGTGATCACGGCCGAAGAAGCGAAGTCGCTAGAGACGGAGCTCGACGTAGTCGAGGGCATGCAGTTCGATCGGGGTTATCTCTCGCCCTACTTCATCACCAATGCCGACAAGATGCGGGTCGATATGGAGAATCCCTACGTCCTTGCATATGAGAAGAAGCTCTCGGACTTGCGGGAACTGCTGCCACTGTTGGAAGCCCTGGCGCAGACGGGTAAGCCGCTGCTCATTATCGCCGAAGAGGTCGAAGGCGATGCACTTGCCACCCTCGTGGTCAACAAGCTGCGCGGCGGCCTCAAGGTCGCGGCGGTGAAAGCGCCCGGCTTTGGCGATCGCCGCAAGGCGATGCTGCAAGACATCGCCATCCTTACCGGTGGTACCGCCATCTTGGAAGATCTCGGCATGAAGCTTGAGAACGCCACGCTCGACATGCTCGGCCGCGCCAGAACGGCAGTGATCGACAAGAAGAGCACCATGATCGTCGGCGGCGCCGGCAAGAAGGCGGACATCGAGGCCCGCATCAACGAAATTAAGCAGCACATCGCGGAGACCACCTCCGACTATGACCGCGAGAAGCTAGAGGAGCGGCTTGCCAAGCTCGCCGGCGGGGTGGCAGTGATCCATGTCGGGGGAGCCACCGAGATCGACGCGAGGGAGCGCAAGGATCGTGTCGACGACGCGATGCATGCGACCCGTGCCGCGGTCGAAGAAGGCATCTTGCCGGGCGGCGGGGTGGCGCTGCTGCGCGCCGCCAAGGTGCTCGACCGGGTGAAGCCTGCCAACGAGGACCAGAAGCATGGCGTTGACATCGTCAAGAAGGCAATCAGCTGGCCAGCGCGCCAGATAGCACTAAACGCCGGCGCCGACGCCTCGGTGGTGATCGGCAAGATCCTGGAGAAGGAGCAGTACAACTGGGGTTATGATGCCCAAACCGGCGAGTACGGCGACCTGGTCTCCAGGGGCATCATCGATCCAACCAAGGTGGTGCGAACCGCGCTGCAGGACGCGATCTCAGTCGCCGGCCTACTCATCACCACTGAGGCCATGGTTGCCGAGTTGCCGACGCCGCCGCCTCCACCTTTGCCGGGCCATGACCACGACCATCATCGCGGCGACATGGAATTCTGA